A stretch of Paenibacillus peoriae DNA encodes these proteins:
- a CDS encoding endonuclease/exonuclease/phosphatase family protein, which yields MKLLTLNAHAWMEENQHDKLKQLAAFIDKQQFDVIALQEVNQTMEEAPLSADDLGTYHSADPEVVIKRDNYAYVLNGLLSDSYHWTWAPAHVGFAKYDEGLAILSKTPITATVNEYVSSLQDYDNYRSRKIVGIQTVVDGVQAWFVSGHFNWWNDEESFRGLWDRTTKVLNSFAPTPVFMMGDFNNAAEVRGEGYDYVLQSGWSDTYPNAAVRDDGHTVIKAIAGWESNAEPLRIDFIFSNKAVQVQSSTVVLNGKTGPVVSDHFGVAVELEL from the coding sequence TTGAAGTTGTTAACCTTAAATGCACATGCTTGGATGGAAGAAAACCAGCACGATAAGCTAAAGCAACTGGCTGCTTTTATTGATAAACAGCAGTTTGATGTCATTGCTTTACAGGAAGTGAACCAGACTATGGAAGAGGCTCCTTTGTCAGCGGACGATTTGGGCACTTACCATAGCGCAGATCCTGAAGTTGTCATTAAGCGTGATAACTATGCTTATGTGCTGAACGGGCTATTGTCTGATAGCTATCATTGGACGTGGGCTCCCGCGCATGTTGGTTTTGCCAAATACGACGAGGGGTTGGCGATTCTGTCGAAAACACCGATTACAGCTACGGTGAACGAATATGTTTCCTCGCTACAGGATTATGACAACTACCGCTCACGTAAAATTGTCGGTATTCAAACTGTGGTGGACGGAGTGCAGGCCTGGTTTGTAAGTGGACATTTTAACTGGTGGAATGATGAAGAATCCTTCCGTGGACTATGGGATCGTACAACCAAAGTGCTAAATTCTTTTGCTCCGACTCCTGTGTTCATGATGGGTGATTTCAACAACGCGGCTGAAGTGCGCGGAGAAGGATATGACTATGTACTGCAATCCGGCTGGTCGGACACCTATCCGAATGCAGCAGTACGTGATGATGGCCACACGGTGATTAAAGCTATTGCTGGTTGGGAAAGTAATGCGGAGCCGCTCCGTATTGACTTTATCTTCTCCAATAAGGCTGTACAGGTTCAATCCTCAACCGTTGTACTGAACGGGAAAACTGGACCAGTTGTATCGGATCATTTTGGGGTTGCAGTTGAGTTGGAGCTGTGA
- a CDS encoding DinB family protein, producing the protein MSDANQLFGQALVKSLVGERGHIRVARALPDIDIELAGKKNAEMPYSIYQLLKHMIYWQQFMLEHLEGRKPQLPGNVMESWPQETGPQSEGAWQAVINEFLQGVDRAVQIAETAQLDESLAHFPGETKAGLLRNIASHNSYHLGEIVLLRRIYGAWPPPGGGFPA; encoded by the coding sequence ATGTCGGATGCCAACCAATTATTCGGTCAAGCGCTGGTTAAATCACTGGTCGGGGAACGTGGACACATTCGAGTCGCTCGCGCCTTGCCGGACATTGACATCGAACTGGCAGGGAAGAAAAATGCAGAAATGCCCTACAGCATTTATCAACTGCTGAAGCATATGATTTACTGGCAGCAATTTATGCTGGAGCATCTGGAAGGGCGGAAGCCCCAGCTTCCGGGCAATGTCATGGAAAGCTGGCCCCAAGAAACTGGACCGCAAAGCGAAGGGGCATGGCAGGCTGTCATTAACGAATTTCTACAGGGGGTAGATCGGGCTGTGCAAATTGCCGAAACTGCGCAACTGGATGAATCACTGGCTCATTTCCCAGGGGAAACAAAGGCGGGACTATTGCGAAATATCGCCTCCCATAATTCATATCATTTGGGTGAAATCGTACTGCTACGCCGGATCTATGGAGCTTGGCCACCACCAGGAGGTGGCTTTCCAGCTTAA
- a CDS encoding LacI family DNA-binding transcriptional regulator, giving the protein MAVTIKDVAKRANVATSTVSRVIQDSPKISEATKLRVRKEMKALGYEPNYSAQSLANRVTQSIGIIMPESDVAIFQNPFFPESLRGISEWVNEHNYTLSIVTGKTNDELLSRVKLMTRTGRVDGYIVLYSKQKDSIVEYLHKEKIPYTVIGKPQQFVSETTHVDNDNYQAAKDVVTYLTGLNHQRIAYVGGDQEHIVNLERLRGYQDALREVGLPLPKEYVVREPFNLEDMRALLQATPPPTAMIVSDDLVAMAVQKMLAQLGVSMPEQLSMVSFNNLMLAELMNPPLTSVDIDIFTLGYQAAKSLIEKIEDPKELTKHIIVPHRIVERKSSQVL; this is encoded by the coding sequence ATGGCAGTAACCATCAAAGATGTCGCAAAACGTGCTAATGTTGCTACCTCCACCGTATCCCGCGTCATTCAAGACAGCCCCAAAATCAGCGAAGCTACCAAGTTACGTGTCCGTAAAGAAATGAAGGCGCTTGGCTATGAACCCAACTATTCAGCTCAGAGTCTGGCTAACCGAGTCACACAGTCGATAGGCATTATTATGCCTGAATCGGATGTGGCGATCTTTCAAAATCCTTTCTTTCCGGAAAGTCTTCGCGGGATCAGCGAATGGGTGAACGAGCACAACTATACACTGTCGATTGTCACAGGCAAAACGAATGATGAATTGCTATCCCGCGTAAAGCTGATGACCCGGACCGGACGCGTTGACGGCTACATTGTCCTGTACTCCAAGCAAAAGGATAGCATCGTGGAGTATCTTCACAAAGAAAAAATTCCCTATACCGTAATCGGCAAACCTCAACAGTTTGTCAGCGAAACCACCCATGTAGACAACGACAACTACCAGGCTGCCAAGGATGTGGTCACTTATTTGACTGGGCTGAATCATCAGCGCATTGCTTATGTTGGCGGTGATCAGGAACACATCGTGAATCTTGAAAGACTCCGAGGCTACCAAGATGCGCTACGAGAGGTTGGCTTGCCTCTACCGAAAGAATACGTGGTCAGAGAACCCTTTAATCTGGAGGACATGCGCGCGTTATTGCAGGCTACCCCGCCGCCTACTGCGATGATCGTTAGCGACGACCTTGTAGCCATGGCCGTACAGAAAATGCTTGCCCAGTTAGGCGTGTCCATGCCAGAGCAGTTATCCATGGTGAGCTTCAATAATCTAATGCTGGCTGAGCTGATGAATCCTCCTCTTACATCCGTGGATATTGATATCTTTACTCTGGGTTATCAGGCTGCCAAAAGCCTGATTGAAAAAATCGAGGACCCCAAGGAACTGACCAAACACATCATTGTGCCCCACCGAATCGTGGAGCGCAAATCCAGCCAGGTACTATGA
- a CDS encoding monooxygenase, whose translation MNYEVIVVGGGPVGMWLAAELALARVSVCVIERLEEPSDQSRALTLHPRTLEMFDMRGLKERFMKLGRPIRTGHFSMLNTRLDFSVLDSSSNYTLFIPQVITEKVIEEHALKLGVVVHRGMEVVSVREHEKGVEVVSVCTSGPQANVSVMTAAYVVGADGAGSIVRKQAGIAFPGTDTTLTAILADVELANPPESGVHSEYSERGGVMIAPVYPDIYRVILTTPRMMEIPKDVPVTLEEVQTGLYDLLGTDLGVSNPRWLSRFGNATRQAQTYRKGRILLAGDAAHIHFPAGGQGMNVGLQEAANLGWKLAGVIRGWAPDTLLSSYHEERYPVNTQFLRNTEVQTRLLDFTPAVLAHRQLHEEWFRHPEINQSMAEQISALDVCYPAASNIPQHPLNGKRFADFELHLPDGMTTYAYDLLHEGRFVLLHLAQDNEVSNEFHHSSLSHISYVEAVAEEVPVGWRDVHTVLIRPDGYIAWAISMKQTDILSVIKEGIATLV comes from the coding sequence ATGAATTACGAAGTGATTGTAGTGGGCGGCGGACCTGTTGGAATGTGGCTCGCTGCGGAGTTGGCATTAGCAAGAGTGAGCGTATGTGTAATTGAACGTTTAGAGGAGCCTAGTGACCAGTCACGTGCCCTTACGCTACATCCACGAACGCTTGAGATGTTTGATATGCGTGGATTGAAGGAGCGGTTTATGAAGCTCGGCAGACCTATACGTACGGGTCATTTTTCAATGCTGAATACCCGCTTGGATTTTTCTGTGCTTGATAGTTCTTCTAATTATACGTTGTTTATTCCACAGGTGATCACAGAGAAGGTGATCGAGGAGCATGCGCTCAAGCTGGGAGTTGTCGTTCATCGTGGCATGGAAGTGGTATCTGTGCGGGAGCACGAGAAGGGCGTAGAGGTGGTGAGTGTATGCACATCTGGACCACAAGCCAATGTATCGGTAATGACAGCTGCTTATGTTGTAGGAGCAGATGGAGCCGGCAGTATCGTGCGGAAACAAGCCGGGATTGCTTTTCCGGGCACGGATACGACTCTGACCGCTATATTGGCGGATGTAGAGTTAGCCAATCCGCCTGAAAGTGGCGTGCATTCCGAATATAGTGAACGAGGTGGAGTGATGATTGCCCCCGTGTATCCAGATATTTATCGGGTTATTTTGACTACACCACGAATGATGGAGATTCCGAAGGACGTGCCTGTGACGCTGGAAGAAGTGCAGACAGGACTGTATGATCTGCTCGGTACAGATCTTGGGGTATCCAATCCTCGCTGGTTATCTCGATTCGGGAACGCAACGCGGCAGGCGCAGACCTATCGTAAAGGGAGAATCCTGCTGGCAGGTGATGCTGCGCATATCCACTTCCCGGCAGGTGGACAGGGAATGAATGTTGGCTTGCAAGAGGCGGCAAATCTGGGATGGAAGCTGGCCGGAGTGATTCGTGGCTGGGCTCCAGACACGCTGCTGAGTAGCTATCATGAGGAACGTTATCCGGTTAATACGCAGTTCTTACGGAATACCGAGGTTCAGACCCGCTTATTGGACTTTACGCCTGCTGTATTGGCACACCGCCAATTGCATGAGGAATGGTTCCGCCATCCGGAAATTAATCAATCTATGGCAGAGCAGATTAGTGCACTGGATGTATGCTATCCAGCGGCTAGCAATATACCGCAGCATCCACTGAACGGGAAACGGTTTGCTGATTTTGAATTGCATTTGCCTGACGGAATGACAACGTATGCTTACGATCTTCTTCATGAAGGCCGCTTTGTACTTCTCCATCTTGCACAGGATAATGAGGTATCGAATGAGTTTCACCATAGCTCACTTTCACATATTTCATATGTGGAGGCCGTAGCCGAGGAAGTGCCCGTGGGATGGAGAGATGTGCATACGGTTCTCATCCGTCCGGATGGGTATATCGCTTGGGCCATTTCTATGAAACAAACGGATATATTGAGTGTGATTAAGGAAGGCATTGCCACATTGGTATAA
- a CDS encoding glycoside hydrolase family 65 protein, with protein sequence MVYNRLFDVDSWKLTTHALHSTHMRLQESLTSIGNGYMGMRGNFEETYSGDHHQGTYISGVWFPDKTKVGWWKNGYPEYFGKVINAMNFIGINLIVNQEEVDLFTAHISDFVQELDMKQGILRRTCTVNDQVRITTERFLSITTRELCLIDYQATNISEQPLTIELVPYLDGNTKNEDTNYDEVFWLEEAREVQEQFISLSTTTIDNPFGIPRFTVNATMGIVTEGQDQQTTEEGFLYAARHYQYSVAPGDSIQLQKFVAVTTSRDMEKDALIPQAERIAVEAVNKGYTSLKQEHVAAWARRWDKADVEIEGDTEAQQGIRFNIFQLFSTYYGEDARLNIGPKGFTGEKYGGATYWDTEAYAVPMYLALADPDVTRNLLLYRYQQLEGAKHNATQQGLRGALYPMVTFTGVECHNEWEITFEEIHRNGAIAYAIYNYTNYTGDLTYLHDYGVDVLVEISRFWADRVHFSKSQQQYMIHGVTGPNEYENNVNNNWYTNTLAAWVLKYTLSVLPQISTEKAQRLAVTADELAHWQDIVTHMYYPYDEEREVFVQHDTFMDKDLQPVSALDPSNLPLNQKWSWDKILRSCFIKQADVLQGLYFFGDQFTLEEKARNFAFYEPMTVHESSLSPSIHAVLAAELKMEEKAVEMYKRTARLDLDNYNNDTEDGLHITSMTGSWLAIVQGFAGMRTYNETLSFSPFLPQDWTKYTFKINYRGRLLSILVQENEVIITLLDGEPLTLELYGQPTHITSGRPLMTNSVS encoded by the coding sequence ATGGTTTACAACCGATTATTCGACGTAGATAGTTGGAAGCTGACAACACACGCTCTACATAGCACACACATGCGATTACAGGAAAGCTTAACGTCCATAGGCAACGGTTATATGGGCATGCGCGGCAATTTCGAAGAAACGTATTCAGGGGATCATCATCAGGGAACTTATATCTCCGGTGTATGGTTCCCCGACAAAACAAAGGTCGGCTGGTGGAAAAATGGCTATCCTGAGTATTTTGGTAAGGTCATCAATGCCATGAACTTCATCGGCATCAATCTGATCGTAAACCAAGAGGAAGTAGACTTATTTACGGCACACATCAGCGATTTCGTGCAGGAGTTGGACATGAAACAGGGGATCCTGCGACGCACCTGCACCGTGAACGATCAGGTTCGTATCACTACGGAGCGTTTTCTGAGCATCACCACTCGTGAGCTATGCCTGATTGATTACCAAGCAACGAATATAAGTGAGCAACCTCTAACTATAGAGCTTGTCCCCTATTTGGACGGCAATACGAAGAATGAAGACACGAACTATGATGAGGTTTTTTGGCTGGAGGAGGCCCGAGAGGTTCAGGAACAATTCATTAGCCTGTCCACAACAACTATAGATAATCCCTTCGGTATTCCGCGCTTTACCGTAAACGCTACCATGGGTATTGTGACCGAGGGACAGGATCAGCAGACGACGGAAGAGGGCTTTTTGTATGCTGCTCGCCACTATCAATACAGCGTCGCTCCGGGCGACAGTATCCAGCTGCAAAAATTTGTGGCTGTTACAACTTCACGGGATATGGAAAAGGACGCACTGATTCCACAAGCTGAACGCATCGCCGTAGAAGCTGTGAACAAAGGCTACACTTCTCTTAAACAGGAGCATGTCGCAGCTTGGGCCCGACGTTGGGACAAAGCAGATGTAGAAATAGAGGGCGATACGGAGGCCCAACAGGGAATACGCTTTAACATTTTCCAGCTGTTCTCTACGTACTACGGTGAAGATGCCCGTCTGAACATTGGTCCCAAGGGTTTTACAGGTGAAAAATATGGCGGTGCCACCTATTGGGACACAGAAGCATATGCCGTACCTATGTACCTGGCGCTCGCAGACCCGGATGTAACCCGAAATCTGCTGTTGTATCGCTATCAACAACTTGAAGGTGCCAAGCATAACGCGACCCAGCAAGGACTTCGGGGTGCACTGTACCCTATGGTCACTTTTACGGGTGTGGAATGCCATAACGAATGGGAAATTACCTTCGAGGAAATTCATCGTAACGGTGCCATTGCCTATGCCATTTACAATTACACCAACTATACGGGTGACTTGACCTATCTGCATGACTACGGCGTAGATGTACTGGTCGAAATTAGCCGTTTCTGGGCCGATCGGGTCCATTTTTCCAAAAGTCAGCAGCAGTATATGATTCACGGGGTTACCGGGCCAAACGAATACGAAAATAACGTCAATAACAACTGGTATACCAACACGCTGGCTGCATGGGTTTTGAAATATACATTATCGGTCTTGCCTCAAATTTCGACTGAGAAAGCGCAGCGCCTGGCAGTTACGGCTGATGAGCTTGCACATTGGCAGGATATCGTCACTCACATGTATTATCCCTATGATGAGGAGCGGGAAGTCTTCGTACAACACGATACCTTTATGGATAAGGATTTGCAGCCTGTATCCGCCCTTGATCCCAGCAACCTTCCACTAAACCAGAAATGGTCATGGGATAAAATCCTGCGTTCATGCTTCATTAAGCAGGCAGATGTGCTGCAAGGACTGTATTTCTTTGGAGACCAGTTCACACTGGAGGAAAAAGCGCGCAATTTTGCATTTTACGAGCCCATGACTGTTCATGAATCCAGTCTGTCTCCTTCTATACACGCCGTGCTGGCCGCCGAACTCAAAATGGAGGAAAAAGCAGTCGAGATGTATAAGCGGACGGCCCGTCTGGATCTGGATAACTATAATAACGATACCGAAGACGGCCTTCATATCACTTCCATGACGGGAAGCTGGCTGGCGATTGTACAGGGATTTGCCGGGATGAGAACCTATAATGAAACATTAAGCTTCTCCCCCTTCTTGCCTCAAGACTGGACCAAATATACGTTTAAAATCAACTATCGCGGTCGCTTGCTAAGTATTCTCGTACAGGAAAATGAAGTGATCATTACCCTGTTGGATGGAGAACCGCTGACGCTGGAGCTGTATGGACAGCCAACGCACATTACCAGTGGGCGGCCGTTAATGACGAACAGCGTTTCATAA
- the pgmB gene encoding beta-phosphoglucomutase: MKAVIFDLDGVITDTAEYHFQAWGSLAAALNIPFDREFNEQLKGISRTESLDKILARGNLSNTFSEEGKQELATRKNTEYQRLISAVTPSDILPGIKALLTELREARIGIALASASKNAAFILERLELAYYFDSVVDVTAIRHGKPDPEIFLTGAANLGVQPADCIGIEDAQAGIQAIKGAGMFAVGVGTPSQMQGADIVVATTAELSLSMLEAHFYEFKK; encoded by the coding sequence ATGAAGGCAGTCATTTTTGATCTGGACGGAGTCATCACAGATACCGCCGAATATCATTTTCAGGCATGGGGCAGCTTGGCGGCAGCGTTAAACATCCCTTTTGATCGGGAATTTAATGAACAGTTAAAAGGAATCAGCCGTACGGAATCGCTCGACAAAATACTGGCGCGCGGTAACCTGTCCAATACGTTTTCAGAAGAAGGCAAGCAAGAACTGGCCACACGGAAAAATACGGAGTATCAGCGGCTCATCTCAGCTGTAACTCCCTCGGACATTCTTCCAGGCATTAAAGCGCTTCTGACAGAACTTCGTGAAGCCCGAATCGGCATCGCTCTGGCCTCTGCAAGTAAAAATGCAGCGTTTATCCTGGAGCGACTGGAGCTAGCGTACTATTTTGACAGTGTGGTGGATGTTACCGCCATTCGGCATGGCAAGCCTGACCCGGAAATTTTCCTCACTGGAGCTGCAAATCTGGGCGTTCAGCCTGCCGATTGTATCGGTATAGAGGACGCACAGGCTGGCATACAGGCGATCAAGGGCGCCGGGATGTTTGCGGTCGGTGTAGGAACACCTTCACAAATGCAAGGGGCAGATATCGTGGTAGCCACGACTGCCGAGCTTTCTCTGAGCATGTTGGAGGCACATTTTTACGAGTTCAAAAAGTGA
- a CDS encoding PTS transporter subunit IIBC gives MKKLLSFDFWQKLGKALLVVVAVMPAAGIMISLGKVVAMLAGDIHFWLTVGGVMENLGWGIINNLHILFAVAIGGSWAKERAGGAFAALIAFVLINISTGTILGVSSKMLTQEGATTHTLFGASIPVSGYFTSVLGAPALNMGVFVGIISGFVGAVVFNKYYNYRKLPDALAFFNGKRFVPFVVILWSVIVSLIMSAIWPFVQGGINQFGIWLATSGESAPFVAPFVYGTLERLLIPFGLHHMLTVPINYTQLGGVYTTLTGSGAGSVVAGQDPLWLAWASDLSALRGTDPTAYNSLLEGVTPARFKVGQMIGGAGILMGLAVAMYRRVDKDKRGKYKSMIFSAAAAVFLTGVTEPLEFMFMFVAPVLYVVYAILTGIAFGMADIIHLRLHSFGMIELLTRMPLSINAGLVQDIINFVLTCVVFAVATYFIAYFMIGKFQMATPGRLGNYTDEEPQGTSEAGSTKTEGVAATSTQNQLATDIIKTLGGEQNIVEVDACMTRLRVTVKDTDAVGDEKTWKALGALGLIKVDNGVQAVYGPKADVLKSDIQDILNR, from the coding sequence ATGAAAAAACTTCTATCATTTGATTTTTGGCAAAAGCTTGGGAAGGCACTGCTTGTGGTTGTTGCTGTTATGCCGGCGGCCGGGATTATGATTTCGCTTGGTAAAGTAGTGGCGATGTTGGCTGGCGATATTCATTTCTGGTTGACCGTCGGCGGGGTCATGGAGAATTTGGGTTGGGGTATTATCAATAACTTACACATCCTATTTGCGGTAGCGATAGGTGGTTCCTGGGCTAAGGAACGGGCGGGCGGGGCTTTTGCGGCTTTAATTGCCTTTGTTCTCATCAATATTTCAACAGGGACGATTTTGGGCGTATCATCGAAGATGTTAACCCAGGAGGGAGCAACCACCCATACACTCTTCGGTGCATCGATTCCGGTCAGTGGTTATTTCACCTCTGTCTTAGGAGCACCTGCACTCAACATGGGCGTGTTTGTCGGTATCATCTCCGGATTCGTCGGGGCGGTGGTATTTAACAAGTACTATAATTACCGCAAGCTGCCGGACGCTTTAGCCTTTTTTAACGGTAAACGTTTTGTTCCTTTTGTCGTGATTTTATGGTCTGTCATCGTAAGTTTGATCATGTCTGCCATCTGGCCATTTGTCCAGGGGGGGATTAATCAGTTCGGCATTTGGTTGGCGACTTCGGGAGAATCGGCTCCTTTTGTAGCACCATTTGTCTATGGTACACTGGAAAGACTGCTGATTCCTTTTGGACTTCATCATATGCTGACCGTTCCTATTAACTATACTCAACTTGGAGGCGTTTACACAACGCTTACAGGTTCCGGGGCAGGAAGTGTCGTTGCCGGGCAAGACCCGCTGTGGCTGGCTTGGGCAAGTGACCTGAGTGCGCTTCGTGGTACCGATCCGACAGCCTACAATAGCTTGTTGGAAGGCGTGACGCCTGCCCGCTTCAAGGTAGGACAAATGATTGGTGGAGCAGGTATCCTTATGGGACTAGCGGTGGCTATGTATCGCCGTGTAGACAAAGACAAACGCGGCAAGTACAAGTCGATGATCTTTTCGGCAGCCGCAGCTGTCTTTTTAACAGGGGTAACGGAGCCACTGGAATTCATGTTTATGTTCGTGGCGCCTGTGCTGTATGTGGTTTATGCTATTCTTACCGGTATTGCGTTCGGAATGGCCGACATCATACATTTGCGTTTACATTCATTTGGTATGATTGAACTGCTGACCCGAATGCCGTTGTCTATAAATGCGGGGTTGGTGCAGGATATTATTAACTTCGTGCTGACTTGCGTGGTGTTTGCGGTAGCAACCTACTTTATCGCTTATTTTATGATCGGTAAATTCCAAATGGCTACGCCAGGAAGACTGGGGAACTATACGGATGAGGAGCCTCAAGGGACTTCCGAGGCAGGGAGTACGAAGACAGAGGGTGTGGCAGCTACTTCCACTCAAAACCAACTGGCTACGGATATCATCAAGACACTTGGGGGTGAGCAGAATATTGTCGAGGTGGACGCTTGCATGACCCGTCTGCGTGTGACGGTGAAGGATACAGATGCCGTTGGGGACGAAAAGACGTGGAAAGCGCTGGGTGCCTTGGGCTTGATAAAAGTAGATAATGGGGTGCAGGCGGTTTACGGACCGAAGGCTGATGTGCTTAAATCAGATATACAAGACATACTCAACAGGTGA